The Ahaetulla prasina isolate Xishuangbanna chromosome 3, ASM2864084v1, whole genome shotgun sequence genome window below encodes:
- the TOMM34 gene encoding mitochondrial import receptor subunit TOM34 → MAPASRIAELKQAGNEQFRNGQYGQAAALYGRALELLEAAGDVNTEEKSVLYSNRAACYLKDGNCSLCIKDCSAALDLVPFGIKPLLRRAAAYEALERYNLAYVDYKTVLQIDCTVQAAHDGVNRMTKALLEKDGLQWRQKLPPIPTVPVSAQRRWEPPTGSREDTPRPKASNSVPVTNQVPNAASSERANMLKLEGNEFVKKNNYKKAIEKYTESIKLHKMECTTYTNRALCYLNLKQYKEAILDCSEALKIDPKNVKAFYRRAQAYKELKDYKSSKADINSLLKIEPENNAAKKLQQELNKLLK, encoded by the exons ATGGCTCCTGCGTCGCGGATCGCCGAGCTTAAGCAAGCGGGCAACGAACAGTTCCGCAATGGGCAATACGGCCAGGCGGCTGCACTCTACGGCCGAGCTCTGGAATTGCTGGAAGCGGCAG GGGATGTGAATACAGAAGAAAAAAGTGTTCTCTATTCCAATCGTGCTGCTTGTTATTTGAAAGATGGGAACTGTAGTCTTTGCATTAAGGATTGTTCTGC CGCTCTGGATCTGGTCCCTTTTGGAATCAAACCTTTGTTGAGGCGGGCAGCAGCCTATGAAGCCCTTGAACGATACAATTTAGCTTATGTGGACTACAAAACTGTATTACAGATTGATTGCACTGTACAGGCTGCACATGATGGAGTCAATAG AATGACAAAGGCTTTATTGGAAAAAGATGGTCTTCAATGGCGCCAGAAGTTACCCCCCATCCCAACTGTTCCTGTTTCTGCTCAGAGAAGGTGGGAGCCTCCTACTGGAAGCCGGGAAGATACTCCAAGACCCAAAGCAAGTAATTCTGTTCCTGTAACAAACCAAG TGCCTAACGCTGCCTCAAGTGAACGAGCAAACATGCTGAAACTAGAAGGAAATGAATTTGTGAAAAAGAACAACTATAAGAAAGCTATTGAAAAATATACAGAAAGCATAAAACTCCACAAGATGGAATGCACAACTTACACTAACAG GGCTCTTTGTTACCTGAATCTGAAGCAGTACAAAGAAGCAATTTTGGACTGCTCAGAAGCCCTTAAAATAGATCCTAAGAATGTCAAGGCATTTTACAGACGAGCACAAGCATATAAAGAGCTTAAg gACTATAAATCCAGCAAAGCAGATATCAACAGCCTCTTGAAAATTGAACCAGAGAACAATGCTGCTAAGAAGCTACAACAAGAACTAAACAAGCTTTTAAAATAA